A genomic segment from Euzebya rosea encodes:
- the lpdA gene encoding dihydrolipoyl dehydrogenase — protein sequence MTESDSTHDVIVLGGGPGGYGVALRAAVRGLNVAMVEADKVGGTCLHWGCIPSKAMLHVGSVLDEAREADRFGIDLTVAGLDVAKLGAFRESVQTQLYKGLEGLVKSRKIDLVTGWGSVGADGKSVTVSGGERDGEVLRADNVVIAVGSSVRSLPGIEIDGDVVITSDEATKLARVPEKALVIGSGAVGLEFASLFRSLGAEEVVVVEALDRIAPLEDEDLSKSLARAYRKRGITTIAGTVASSVTVSEGPKGKAATVSLANGDAHVVDTVLVAVGRAPRTAGIGLEDLGILDERGYVVADEYGRTAVDGVWAVGDILPPPALALAHAGFAEGFNVADQIAGHTVVPVDYAQVPRVTYCTPEVSSVGLTEAQAVERYGKDAVSSSKYTFKGNAKGIIHQSDGFVKTVVGGPEGAVLGVHIIGPHATDLIAEAQLITAWGALPEEVGALVHPHPTLAEAMGEAHMAAADLPFHTH from the coding sequence ATGACCGAATCCGACAGCACCCACGACGTCATCGTCCTCGGCGGCGGGCCCGGTGGGTACGGCGTGGCCCTGCGCGCCGCCGTCCGCGGGTTGAACGTCGCGATGGTCGAGGCCGACAAGGTCGGTGGCACCTGCCTGCACTGGGGCTGCATCCCTTCCAAGGCCATGCTCCACGTGGGCAGCGTCCTGGACGAGGCCCGTGAAGCCGACCGGTTCGGCATCGACCTGACCGTCGCCGGGCTGGACGTCGCCAAGCTGGGGGCGTTCCGCGAGTCGGTCCAGACGCAGCTGTACAAGGGCCTCGAGGGGCTCGTGAAGTCGCGGAAGATCGACCTCGTCACCGGCTGGGGCAGCGTCGGCGCCGACGGGAAGTCCGTCACCGTGTCCGGCGGCGAGCGCGACGGCGAGGTCCTGCGCGCCGACAACGTCGTCATCGCCGTGGGCTCCTCGGTCCGGTCCCTGCCCGGGATCGAGATCGACGGCGACGTCGTCATCACCTCCGACGAGGCCACCAAGCTGGCGCGGGTGCCCGAGAAGGCGCTCGTCATCGGCTCGGGTGCGGTCGGCCTGGAGTTCGCGTCGCTGTTCAGGTCCCTGGGTGCGGAGGAGGTCGTCGTCGTCGAGGCGCTGGACCGCATCGCCCCGCTGGAGGACGAGGACCTGTCCAAGTCCCTCGCCCGGGCCTACCGCAAGCGCGGCATCACCACCATCGCCGGGACCGTCGCGTCGTCGGTCACCGTGTCGGAGGGCCCCAAGGGCAAGGCCGCCACGGTGAGCCTCGCCAACGGTGACGCCCACGTGGTCGACACCGTCCTGGTGGCCGTCGGCCGTGCGCCGCGGACCGCCGGGATCGGGCTGGAGGACCTCGGGATCCTCGACGAGCGGGGCTACGTCGTCGCCGACGAGTACGGCCGCACCGCGGTCGACGGCGTCTGGGCCGTCGGCGACATCCTGCCGCCGCCGGCGCTCGCCCTGGCCCATGCCGGGTTCGCCGAGGGGTTCAACGTCGCCGACCAGATCGCCGGTCACACCGTCGTCCCGGTCGACTACGCCCAGGTCCCGCGGGTGACCTACTGCACGCCGGAGGTGTCGTCGGTCGGCCTGACCGAGGCCCAGGCGGTCGAGCGGTACGGCAAGGACGCCGTCTCCTCCTCCAAGTACACCTTCAAGGGCAACGCCAAGGGCATCATCCACCAGTCCGACGGCTTCGTGAAGACCGTCGTCGGTGGGCCGGAGGGGGCCGTGCTGGGTGTCCACATCATCGGGCCGCACGCCACCGACCTGATCGCCGAGGCCCAGCTGATCACCGCATGGGGTGCCCTGCCCGAGGAGGTCGGCGCGCTGGTCCACCCCCACCCGACGCTGGCCGAGGCGATGGGCGAGGCCCACATGGCCGCGGCCGACCTGCCGTTCCACACCCACTGA
- the pdhA gene encoding pyruvate dehydrogenase (acetyl-transferring) E1 component subunit alpha, whose product MTDGNVADKPSGGLTPDPSTLLPPDEPVQILDDDGNINAVDGYPIDDLGDEDFRALYRHMVVARRIDKQAINLQRQGQLGVYASLLGQEAAQIGGAYALAPQDWVFPSYREMGTALVRGVNPGQMLHQWRGTWLSGYDPYEFRFGLLSIPIGTQALHGAGFAMAAKFDGTDTVVMAYFGDGATSEGDPHEGMNFAAVFEAPVVFFVQNNQYAISTPLSEQTKAPTIAHKAVGYGMPGLRCDGNDVLASYAVTKQAVERARSGGGPSLIEAVTYRMEAHTTADDPTRYRSGEEMEEWQRRDPIARFETFMKANGLLDDTIKTEIDNEVEKLARIMREEIYEAPHGDPMELFEHVFVDPGTMFDEQRDMLRRELAAQAAEEEQ is encoded by the coding sequence ATGACTGACGGCAACGTTGCCGACAAGCCCAGCGGCGGGCTGACGCCCGACCCGAGCACCCTGCTCCCACCCGACGAACCGGTCCAGATCCTGGACGACGACGGCAACATCAACGCCGTCGACGGCTACCCGATCGACGACCTGGGCGACGAGGACTTCCGCGCCCTGTACCGCCACATGGTCGTCGCCCGACGCATCGACAAGCAGGCCATCAACCTGCAGCGGCAGGGCCAGCTGGGCGTCTACGCCTCGTTGCTCGGACAGGAAGCCGCGCAGATCGGCGGCGCCTACGCGCTGGCCCCGCAGGACTGGGTGTTCCCGTCCTACCGCGAGATGGGCACCGCGCTCGTGCGTGGCGTCAACCCCGGTCAGATGCTGCACCAGTGGCGCGGCACATGGCTGAGCGGCTACGACCCCTACGAGTTCCGCTTCGGCCTGCTGTCCATCCCGATCGGCACGCAGGCGCTGCACGGTGCGGGCTTCGCGATGGCCGCGAAGTTCGACGGGACCGACACCGTCGTCATGGCCTACTTCGGCGACGGCGCCACGAGCGAGGGCGACCCCCACGAGGGCATGAACTTCGCCGCGGTCTTCGAGGCCCCCGTCGTCTTCTTCGTCCAGAACAACCAGTACGCCATCTCCACGCCGCTCAGCGAGCAGACCAAGGCGCCGACGATCGCCCACAAGGCCGTCGGGTACGGCATGCCGGGCCTCCGCTGCGACGGCAACGACGTGCTGGCCAGCTACGCGGTCACCAAGCAGGCCGTCGAGCGTGCCCGCAGCGGGGGAGGGCCCTCGCTGATCGAGGCCGTCACCTACCGCATGGAAGCCCACACCACCGCCGACGACCCGACGCGGTACCGCTCGGGCGAGGAGATGGAGGAGTGGCAGCGGCGCGACCCGATCGCCCGCTTCGAGACGTTCATGAAGGCCAACGGGCTGCTGGACGACACCATCAAGACCGAGATCGACAACGAGGTCGAGAAGCTGGCGCGGATCATGCGCGAGGAGATCTACGAGGCGCCCCACGGCGACCCGATGGAGCTGTTCGAGCACGTCTTCGTCGACCCCGGCACGATGTTCGACGAGCAGCGCGACATGCTGCGACGCGAGCTCGCGGCGCAGGCCGCGGAAGAGGAGCAGTAA
- a CDS encoding dihydrolipoamide acetyltransferase family protein, with protein MSTKDFLLPDLGEGLTEGEVVSWLVAVGDVVEVDQYVAEIETAKAVVEVPSPFGGTIVTLHGEPGDEIAVGSPLITIDIGGDDASGSSAPVEDDTAAVTDEGDSGSGSGSDEGESGSVLVGYGTSGGKGSRRRRVGASTSSSGAAAQAAPQKVEREGRPMAKPPVRKLAKDLGVDLDYVAGTGPDGIITRADVEAAANGATSQASGVLVTDDEGHTLPSAPPNTPVREEEDYDTADLRSDAKRLAPAGEQPLVASSNGSIAPVAPQVRDVIAIPPAPEGAMAQERVKLSQLRKAVSAQMTRSRGEIPEAVTWVEADATPLWEFRAELNASQSEVKVSPTAIIMRMAIAALRKFPTVNASLDTAAEEMVLHRHVNLGFAAQTDRGLVVPVIKNAQDMNIIDLAKTLNEMADKARAGKLTPSDMSGGTFTISNYGAFGVDGGDMVINHPEAAILGTGRIADKPWVVDGELAVRKTITYSIAFDHRIIDGGEGAGFIRYLADMTENPTLLTAAL; from the coding sequence ATGAGCACCAAGGACTTCCTGCTGCCCGACCTCGGAGAGGGGCTGACCGAGGGCGAGGTCGTGTCGTGGCTCGTCGCCGTCGGTGACGTCGTCGAGGTCGACCAGTACGTCGCCGAGATCGAGACCGCCAAGGCCGTCGTCGAGGTCCCCTCGCCGTTCGGCGGCACCATCGTGACGCTGCACGGCGAACCCGGTGACGAGATCGCCGTCGGCTCGCCGCTGATCACGATCGACATCGGTGGCGACGACGCGTCCGGTTCCTCGGCTCCGGTCGAGGACGACACCGCTGCGGTCACCGACGAGGGCGACAGCGGCTCCGGTTCGGGTTCCGACGAGGGCGAGTCGGGCAGCGTGCTGGTCGGCTACGGCACCTCCGGCGGCAAGGGTTCGCGCCGTCGTCGTGTCGGCGCGTCCACCTCCTCCTCCGGTGCGGCTGCCCAGGCGGCGCCGCAGAAGGTCGAGCGCGAGGGTCGGCCGATGGCCAAGCCCCCTGTGCGCAAGCTGGCCAAGGACCTCGGCGTCGACCTCGACTACGTCGCCGGCACCGGCCCCGACGGCATCATCACCCGGGCGGACGTCGAGGCTGCGGCGAACGGCGCGACCTCGCAGGCGTCGGGTGTCCTCGTCACCGACGACGAGGGCCACACCCTCCCCTCCGCACCGCCCAACACGCCCGTTCGCGAGGAAGAGGACTACGACACTGCCGACCTGCGGTCGGACGCCAAGCGCCTCGCCCCCGCCGGCGAGCAGCCGCTCGTCGCCTCCTCCAACGGCTCGATCGCGCCAGTCGCACCGCAGGTGCGCGATGTGATCGCGATTCCGCCGGCGCCGGAAGGGGCGATGGCACAGGAGCGCGTCAAGCTGTCGCAGCTGCGCAAGGCCGTGTCCGCACAGATGACCCGCTCGCGTGGCGAGATCCCCGAGGCCGTCACCTGGGTCGAGGCCGACGCCACCCCGCTGTGGGAGTTCCGCGCCGAGCTGAACGCCTCGCAGTCGGAGGTCAAGGTCAGCCCGACCGCCATCATCATGCGGATGGCCATCGCCGCCCTGCGGAAGTTCCCGACCGTCAACGCGTCGCTGGACACCGCGGCGGAGGAGATGGTGCTGCACCGCCACGTCAACCTCGGCTTCGCCGCCCAGACCGACCGTGGCCTGGTCGTCCCCGTCATCAAGAACGCCCAGGACATGAACATCATCGACCTGGCGAAGACGCTCAACGAGATGGCCGACAAGGCCCGCGCCGGCAAGCTGACCCCCAGCGACATGAGCGGTGGCACGTTCACCATCTCCAACTACGGCGCGTTCGGCGTCGACGGTGGCGACATGGTGATCAACCACCCGGAAGCCGCGATCCTCGGCACCGGCCGGATCGCCGACAAGCCGTGGGTCGTCGACGGCGAGCTGGCGGTCCGCAAGACCATCACCTACTCCATCGCCTTCGACCACCGGATCATCGACGGTGGCGAGGGTGCCGGCTTCATCCGCTACCTCGCCGACATGACCGAGAATCCCACCCTCCTCACCGCGGCGCTGTGA
- a CDS encoding ABC transporter ATP-binding protein codes for MTNTPLADPPAPPVTAPREPALRARGLTKVHGNGDTAVVALDRVSVDIAVGRFTAVMGPSGSGKSTLMHLLAGLDTPTEGTVTLGDTRLDTLGDTQLTRLRRDRIGFVFQSFNLLPTLTAGENIVLPLRLAGQRTDDPWIDEVIDAVGLRDRLGHRPAELSGGQRQRVAIARALATRPDVIFGDEPTGNLDSASGADVLAFLSRAVRELGQTVVMVTHDPVAAAWADTVLFLADGRLVDRITAPTAEQVLDRMKAFGEVTA; via the coding sequence ATGACCAACACCCCGCTCGCCGACCCTCCCGCCCCACCCGTCACCGCGCCGCGCGAACCCGCCCTGCGAGCCCGGGGACTGACCAAGGTCCACGGCAACGGCGACACCGCCGTCGTCGCGCTCGACCGGGTCTCCGTCGACATCGCCGTCGGCCGGTTCACCGCCGTCATGGGCCCATCGGGGTCCGGCAAGTCCACCCTGATGCACCTGCTCGCCGGGCTCGACACCCCGACGGAGGGGACCGTCACGCTCGGCGACACCCGCCTGGACACCCTCGGTGACACCCAGCTGACCCGGCTTCGCCGCGACCGCATCGGCTTCGTCTTCCAGTCCTTCAACCTTCTGCCCACCCTCACCGCCGGGGAGAACATCGTCCTGCCGCTGCGGCTGGCCGGCCAGCGGACCGATGACCCCTGGATCGACGAGGTGATCGACGCCGTCGGCCTGCGCGACCGCCTCGGCCACCGTCCGGCCGAGCTGTCTGGCGGCCAGCGCCAACGGGTCGCCATCGCCCGCGCCCTCGCCACCCGCCCCGACGTGATCTTCGGCGACGAGCCGACCGGCAACCTCGACTCCGCCAGCGGCGCCGACGTGCTGGCCTTCCTGTCCCGTGCCGTCCGCGAGCTGGGCCAGACCGTGGTCATGGTCACCCACGACCCCGTCGCGGCCGCATGGGCCGACACCGTCCTCTTCCTCGCCGACGGCCGCTTGGTCGACCGCATCACCGCCCCCACCGCCGAGCAGGTCCTGGACCGCATGAAGGCCTTCGGGGAGGTGACGGCATGA
- a CDS encoding SDR family oxidoreductase: MDTNEKRVLVTGGGSGIGAAMCRRFAADGATVVVADMNAEAAQAVADEIGGVALTADVGSAEANEAMIDEAEAAVGPIDLLVLNAGIATGTDVTDTTDETWDTIWRVNVMAHVWALRAWLPRAIERGGGYVLHTASAAGLLTSLGSAPYSVTKHAVVSLAEWVSITHADKGITVSALCPQFVSTPLLDDLKDIPGGQKLAALGVKEPAEIADAVAEAIAEDRFLILPHPEVEQYEQNRANDRERWLGGMRKLQRHILSED, translated from the coding sequence ATGGACACCAACGAGAAGCGCGTACTGGTCACGGGTGGCGGCAGCGGCATCGGAGCGGCCATGTGCCGGCGGTTCGCCGCCGACGGCGCCACCGTCGTGGTGGCCGACATGAACGCCGAGGCGGCACAGGCCGTGGCCGACGAGATCGGCGGGGTGGCCCTGACCGCCGACGTCGGCAGCGCCGAGGCCAACGAGGCGATGATCGACGAGGCCGAAGCGGCGGTCGGGCCGATCGACCTGCTCGTCCTCAACGCCGGCATCGCGACCGGGACCGACGTCACCGACACCACCGACGAGACGTGGGACACCATCTGGCGGGTCAACGTGATGGCGCACGTCTGGGCGCTGCGGGCCTGGCTGCCCCGCGCCATCGAGCGTGGCGGCGGCTACGTCCTGCACACCGCCAGCGCCGCCGGCCTGCTGACCAGCCTGGGGTCGGCGCCGTACTCGGTGACCAAGCACGCCGTCGTGTCGCTGGCCGAATGGGTGTCGATCACGCACGCCGACAAGGGCATCACCGTCTCGGCGCTGTGCCCGCAGTTCGTCTCCACCCCCCTGCTGGACGACCTCAAGGACATCCCCGGCGGGCAGAAGCTGGCGGCGCTCGGCGTGAAGGAGCCGGCCGAGATCGCCGACGCGGTGGCCGAGGCCATCGCCGAGGACCGCTTCCTCATCCTCCCCCACCCAGAGGTCGAGCAGTACGAGCAGAACCGTGCCAACGACCGGGAGCGGTGGCTGGGCGGCATGCGCAAGCTGCAGCGCCACATCCTGAGCGAGGACTAG
- a CDS encoding cupin domain-containing protein has product MGRSMPATSLSEELAQVDENWSPRRVARFNGQEVSVARIHGEFDWHVHSDTDEVFLCISGELVLQIRYATGVEEIHLAAGDLHVVPKGVTHRPIAEDPAEIVLLEKAGTVNTGD; this is encoded by the coding sequence ATGGGCCGCAGCATGCCGGCGACCAGCCTCTCCGAGGAGCTGGCGCAGGTCGACGAGAACTGGTCGCCCCGACGGGTGGCCCGCTTCAACGGGCAGGAGGTCAGCGTCGCCCGCATCCACGGCGAGTTCGACTGGCACGTCCACTCCGACACCGACGAGGTCTTCCTCTGCATCTCCGGCGAGCTGGTCCTGCAGATCCGCTACGCCACGGGTGTGGAGGAGATCCACCTCGCCGCCGGTGACCTCCACGTCGTCCCCAAGGGTGTGACCCACCGGCCGATCGCCGAGGACCCGGCCGAGATCGTGCTGCTCGAGAAGGCCGGCACGGTCAACACGGGCGACTGA
- a CDS encoding histidine phosphatase family protein, giving the protein MASTARPFLVLTVSAVLSLVLLGTCSVVGHDETASDVDPLLLHQLREGHTVLLFRHALTDRSASDLDPTARGTCDQQRNLSPDGVEQAHHIGRRLRALEIPVGRTFASPFCRTVDTAEAMTGEVTTTDAFLSLTAALDAAGADAITEAGRALIAEQLESADVTVVVTHTQNIEALAGVTVGEGDAAVVDAGGLVGVIHADEW; this is encoded by the coding sequence ATGGCCTCGACTGCTCGTCCGTTCCTCGTGCTCACCGTGTCGGCGGTGCTGTCCCTCGTCCTGCTCGGGACCTGCTCGGTGGTCGGTCACGACGAGACCGCCAGCGACGTCGACCCGCTGCTGCTGCACCAGCTCCGCGAGGGCCACACCGTCCTGCTGTTCCGCCACGCCCTCACCGACCGGTCCGCCAGCGACCTGGACCCGACGGCCCGCGGCACCTGCGATCAGCAGCGCAACCTCTCACCCGACGGCGTCGAGCAGGCCCACCACATCGGCCGTCGGCTGCGTGCCCTCGAGATCCCCGTCGGCAGGACCTTCGCCAGCCCCTTCTGCCGGACCGTCGACACCGCCGAGGCCATGACGGGAGAGGTGACGACGACCGACGCCTTCCTCAGCCTGACCGCTGCGCTCGACGCCGCCGGTGCCGACGCCATCACCGAGGCCGGCCGGGCGCTCATCGCCGAGCAGCTGGAGTCCGCCGACGTCACCGTCGTCGTCACCCACACCCAGAACATCGAGGCGTTGGCCGGGGTCACCGTGGGGGAGGGTGATGCCGCCGTCGTCGATGCCGGCGGGCTGGTCGGGGTGATCCACGCCGACGAGTGGTGA
- a CDS encoding ABC transporter permease, with product MIAVTLQQLWARTRRLVGTGLAVVFGIAFLAGTMVLTDTMRASFETMFGQANAGIDAVVRGTASIGTDLAGQTAQVDADVLDDIRTVDGVATAAAEVEGIAQVLAADGTAIGGDGPPTLGLGWIDDPTLSSYELVDGRAPTGPGEIALDTATAERGELGVGDTTVVRTPAPVDVTVVGLVDLVGGTPSDGPTFALFDPTEAGRVLLGRTDVVTRIIVAAETGVDQQVLVDRIQPLLPDGAEALTGAALNEELVDEVGVEFLDFFERMLLVFAGIALLVATFSIFNTFSITTAQRTQQSALLRTLGATRRQVLGATMLEAVVVGVVASTVGLLAGLGLAAGLIRVIVAQGWIVDSGGPVVMGDTAIAAVVVGLVVTVGAGVVPAIRASAVAPLEALRRADIDRSDTSVVRAVVGTLLTVVGLGLLWAAPRAADALLPMAGGAVATLVGLVVLGPVVARPAAGLLGAGLLRLRGATGALARENAMRNPRRTAATASALMVGVAVVTLFTVVAASIRATLDTEVRRSFGGDLVVMSEGFSGSGLDPALAPELQADSVIDRALALGLGAGLVDGEELVFSVADPAAVEEVIDLEVTAGALADVGHEGIAVSADHAEAAGLAIGDPITMTFVDGVEQVLTVEAVFAAGPGDGLSTHLLAPEAYAPHAIQRSDTTIRILLADGVSVADGRTAVEAITERFGSPVVLDREEFSAEMSSDVDGVLAFVYGLLALAIVIASMGIANALSLSVHERVREIGLLRAVGQTRRQLRAMVRWESVLVAVFGTVGGLGLGSLIGWAAMRATAASEGIGTFALPTTQLAVVLAVGAAVGVLASVRPARRAARVGVLTAIATE from the coding sequence ATGATCGCGGTCACCCTCCAGCAGCTCTGGGCCCGCACGCGTCGCCTGGTCGGCACCGGCCTCGCCGTGGTGTTCGGCATCGCGTTCCTGGCCGGCACCATGGTCCTGACCGACACGATGCGCGCCAGCTTCGAGACCATGTTCGGGCAGGCCAACGCTGGCATCGACGCCGTCGTCCGTGGCACGGCGTCCATCGGGACCGACCTGGCCGGCCAGACCGCACAGGTCGACGCCGACGTGCTCGACGACATCCGCACCGTCGACGGCGTCGCAACCGCCGCAGCCGAGGTCGAGGGCATCGCCCAGGTCCTCGCCGCCGACGGGACCGCCATCGGCGGCGACGGGCCACCGACCCTGGGCCTCGGCTGGATCGACGACCCGACGCTGAGCAGCTACGAGCTGGTCGACGGTCGTGCCCCCACCGGACCGGGTGAGATCGCCCTCGACACCGCCACCGCCGAACGAGGCGAGCTGGGGGTCGGCGACACCACCGTGGTGCGCACGCCCGCGCCGGTCGACGTCACCGTCGTCGGCCTCGTCGACCTCGTCGGCGGCACCCCCTCCGACGGACCGACCTTCGCCCTGTTCGACCCCACGGAGGCCGGCAGGGTGCTGCTCGGCCGCACCGACGTGGTCACCCGCATCATCGTCGCGGCCGAGACCGGGGTCGACCAGCAGGTGCTCGTCGACCGGATCCAGCCGCTGCTCCCCGACGGCGCCGAGGCGCTCACCGGCGCCGCCCTGAACGAGGAGCTCGTCGACGAGGTCGGCGTGGAGTTCCTCGACTTCTTCGAGCGGATGCTGCTCGTCTTCGCCGGTATCGCGCTGCTCGTCGCCACCTTCAGCATCTTCAACACCTTCTCCATCACCACCGCCCAGCGCACCCAGCAGTCCGCGCTGCTGCGCACCCTCGGCGCCACGCGTCGACAGGTGCTGGGCGCGACCATGCTCGAGGCCGTCGTCGTCGGTGTCGTCGCCTCGACCGTCGGGCTGCTGGCCGGGCTGGGCCTGGCCGCCGGGTTGATCCGCGTCATCGTCGCGCAGGGATGGATCGTCGACAGCGGCGGCCCCGTCGTCATGGGCGACACCGCGATCGCCGCGGTTGTCGTGGGGCTCGTCGTGACCGTCGGGGCCGGGGTGGTGCCCGCCATCCGCGCGTCGGCCGTCGCCCCGCTGGAGGCCCTCCGACGCGCCGACATCGACCGCTCCGACACCTCCGTGGTTCGTGCCGTCGTCGGCACGCTGCTGACGGTCGTCGGGCTCGGACTGCTCTGGGCCGCACCACGAGCCGCCGACGCGCTGCTGCCGATGGCCGGCGGCGCCGTCGCGACCCTCGTCGGCCTCGTCGTGCTGGGCCCGGTCGTGGCACGCCCGGCGGCGGGCCTGCTCGGCGCCGGGCTGCTCCGGCTGCGCGGTGCGACCGGGGCGCTCGCCCGCGAGAACGCCATGCGCAACCCGCGCAGGACCGCCGCGACCGCCTCGGCCCTGATGGTCGGGGTAGCGGTGGTGACCCTCTTCACCGTCGTCGCCGCGTCGATCCGGGCGACCCTGGACACCGAGGTCCGTCGGTCCTTCGGTGGTGACCTGGTCGTGATGTCGGAGGGGTTCTCCGGCAGCGGCCTCGATCCGGCGCTCGCGCCGGAGCTGCAGGCCGACTCGGTGATCGATCGTGCGCTTGCGCTGGGACTGGGGGCGGGGCTGGTCGACGGCGAGGAGCTCGTGTTCAGCGTCGCCGACCCCGCGGCGGTCGAGGAGGTCATCGACCTCGAGGTCACCGCGGGTGCCCTGGCCGACGTCGGCCACGAGGGCATCGCCGTGTCGGCGGACCACGCCGAGGCCGCGGGCCTGGCCATCGGCGACCCGATCACCATGACCTTCGTCGACGGCGTCGAGCAGGTGCTGACCGTGGAAGCGGTCTTCGCGGCCGGGCCGGGAGACGGGCTGTCCACCCACCTCCTCGCCCCCGAGGCCTACGCGCCCCACGCGATCCAGCGGTCCGACACCACCATCCGGATCCTGCTGGCCGACGGGGTGTCGGTTGCCGACGGCCGGACCGCCGTGGAGGCCATCACCGAGCGGTTCGGCTCACCCGTGGTCCTGGACCGTGAGGAGTTCTCCGCGGAGATGTCGAGCGACGTCGACGGGGTGCTGGCCTTCGTCTACGGCCTGCTGGCCCTCGCCATCGTCATCGCATCGATGGGGATCGCCAACGCCCTGTCGTTGTCGGTCCACGAACGTGTCCGCGAGATCGGGCTGCTGCGGGCCGTCGGCCAGACCCGCCGGCAGCTGCGCGCGATGGTCCGCTGGGAGTCGGTCCTCGTCGCGGTCTTCGGCACCGTCGGCGGCCTCGGGCTCGGCAGCCTGATCGGCTGGGCTGCCATGCGCGCCACCGCGGCGTCGGAGGGCATCGGCACGTTCGCGCTGCCGACGACCCAGCTGGCGGTCGTCCTGGCCGTCGGTGCGGCGGTCGGCGTGCTGGCGTCGGTCAGGCCGGCCCGCCGGGCGGCCCGCGTCGGGGTGCTGACCGCCATCGCGACGGAATGA
- a CDS encoding alpha-ketoacid dehydrogenase subunit beta — MAITMAQALNQALHDAFEADEKVVLFGEDVGTLGGVFRISDKLQERFGDKRCFDTPLAESGIAGTAVGMAIYGYRPIIEMQFDGFTYPAFEQIVSHIAKMRNRSRGTVKMPITVRIPFGGGIGAVEHHSESPEAYFAHTAGLKVVSPGTPSDAYSLLTESIFSDDPVIFFEPKRRYWLKEEASLPVRTEPIGKCVVRREGTTATLAAYGPMVKTCMETAEAAEAEGWDLEVIDIRSLTPFDHQTIVESVEKTGRLVVVHEASTSVGFGAEVAARVQEKAFYHLEAPVMRVGGFDVPYPAAMLEEFFLPDVDRILDAVGRTLDY; from the coding sequence ATGGCGATCACCATGGCGCAGGCGCTGAACCAGGCCCTGCACGACGCGTTCGAGGCCGACGAGAAGGTCGTGCTGTTCGGCGAGGACGTCGGCACCCTCGGCGGGGTGTTCCGCATCTCCGACAAGCTGCAGGAGCGGTTCGGCGACAAGCGCTGCTTCGACACGCCGCTGGCCGAGTCGGGCATCGCGGGCACCGCGGTCGGCATGGCCATCTACGGCTACCGGCCGATCATCGAGATGCAGTTCGACGGGTTCACCTACCCGGCGTTCGAGCAGATCGTGTCCCACATCGCCAAGATGCGGAACCGGTCGCGCGGCACCGTGAAGATGCCGATCACCGTGCGCATTCCCTTCGGCGGTGGCATCGGCGCGGTCGAGCACCACTCGGAGTCCCCCGAGGCCTACTTCGCCCACACCGCGGGGCTGAAGGTCGTCTCGCCGGGTACGCCGTCGGACGCCTACAGCCTGCTGACGGAGTCGATCTTCTCCGACGACCCGGTCATCTTCTTCGAGCCGAAGCGTCGGTACTGGCTGAAGGAGGAGGCGTCGCTGCCGGTGCGGACCGAGCCGATCGGCAAGTGCGTCGTCCGCCGCGAGGGCACCACCGCCACGCTGGCTGCCTACGGGCCGATGGTGAAGACCTGCATGGAGACCGCCGAGGCCGCCGAGGCCGAGGGCTGGGACCTCGAGGTCATCGACATCCGCTCGCTGACCCCCTTCGACCACCAGACGATCGTGGAGTCGGTGGAGAAGACCGGCCGCCTGGTCGTCGTGCACGAGGCGTCCACCTCCGTCGGCTTCGGCGCCGAGGTCGCGGCCCGCGTGCAGGAGAAGGCCTTCTACCACCTGGAGGCGCCGGTCATGCGCGTCGGCGGCTTCGACGTGCCCTACCCCGCAGCCATGCTGGAGGAGTTCTTCCTCCCCGACGTCGACCGCATCCTGGATGCCGTCGGCCGCACGCTGGACTACTGA